CTCGTGCCGTTGAATCCCTCCCGGTGTATGCTCACCGCGCCCGCGCCTCGCCGCGGCACCATCACCCACCGGTCCATATCGCGAAGCCATACCGCCGCAGCTTCCCGGTTTCCGACACTGTCGCTGTCCTCTATCTCTATGCGGCGCAGTCCCGGGTCAAACTCATCATTAAGTGCCCCGCACAGCTTGCACACCTGCCCGTTATGTCTCAGCCGGTAACTTGTTGCGCTCCTGTATGCGCGCAGCTCCTGGAGCAAACGCCCCAGCGGGCTGACCCCGGCATATATCAGAGCCCCGGAAAGCGGGCGCCGTAGCCACGTCGGCAATGTCAGCAGCGCCAGCCGCTTGATATTTACATTATAGGTTCTGTCAGCCTTGTTCGTCATACGCTTTCATGTTTACAGTTATCGCCCCTGGTCTGAAATAGCCCGCTGCGGGGGTCAGACGCGCGTTAATCTGTGTCGTTGTACTCTCGTTTACGGCCTGCGCGGTGCTACCCCGCAACTCCACTATTTTCACCCCCTCTACCTCTTGCAGGCGGTCAACGAGGGCCATATTCGTATATTCGCCGTTAAAAGGCAAATTCTCAATATAATCGCAGATCACATCACGGCATGCGGTTTGAACAACGGCAGGATCCAGCATAGCATTGTAGTAGATATCCACAGTACAGTCGAATGTATCCGCCTCCATATTCACAAGTGCGGTGCGCACGCCGGCATCCTTAATCTCGTTTATATAGGCTTTCAGCTGCTTTTCCTGTTCCGCTGTTATCGGTTTGCGCACTCCGCCACTCTCTCCGGCTACTTTTATTGTCAGCAGACTGGCATCCTTGCTCTCCATAGCGACCGCATGTTTTACGACACACGCCGCCGCTATATCCCCCTCAGTCATTCCGGTAGTGTCGTATGTGTCGCTGTCCTGTTCAAGCTCGTGGCCTGCCATGAAGCGGAGCACCTTATCGCGGTACCATTTCGGGCGGTGGGCTATAAGTTCCTCCAGTTCCGCCGTTACCTCCGCTTTGTGCCTGCTTACAAGCTGCTCGACGCTCCAGGCACAGACCGCCCAGACATAAAGCAAAATATTTTCAACACTTGCCGCACCGAATATGTCGCCGAACTCTGAGCCCGGGGTAAACCCGTACAGTTCCGCCGCAGACTCATTGCGCATAAACTCGCGTGCGATCTCTGTTTTAATTTCGTTAATATTGCGTGCCATTTTACTACTCATTTAATAGCTGTTTAATCGATTTTTAATCGCTCTGCCTAAGCAGAGAAATGCTGTTTAACTCACGATAAAATCTATTTCAATGCCCATAAAGCCAATACCGCCGTAAGGGCAAGCCGCCATATCTTCCGGGCTTATTTCGGTTGCCGGCTCCACCTTGTGCGCCTTGTAAAGTTCAACGGTTCGGGTGTCTCCACCCTCCACCGGTACCGGAACTATCAGCACACTCCCATCCTCCAGCCGGTCGGTTATGCTCATACCGTTAGCCTCTGCCAGTGCGAGCACCGTTTCAATGTGTCCGCCCGTTTGCAGGGCAATATCAAGCAGTGTTTGCCTCTCTTTCGCTGTCGTTCTCATCGTTCTATGCTGATAGTTCCGTCAGTCTCCATTACTACACGCTCACAATCGACCCCGCAACCGCGTAACATCTGGCGAACCTCACCGGGCCACATTACATCGGGCTGACCGGCGCGAAGTCTGCCGGCTTCACCGCCTAAAAGGGGG
This genomic stretch from Duncaniella freteri harbors:
- a CDS encoding LysM peptidoglycan-binding domain-containing protein, with product MRTTAKERQTLLDIALQTGGHIETVLALAEANGMSITDRLEDGSVLIVPVPVEGGDTRTVELYKAHKVEPATEISPEDMAACPYGGIGFMGIEIDFIVS